A section of the Enterobacter sp. C2 genome encodes:
- a CDS encoding AMP nucleosidase, whose protein sequence is MHNMGEGLTPEQALEKLDALYEQSVNALRNAIGLYIEEGSLPDTLTRAQGKFVYPELSVSWDGNTTNPPKTRAYGRFTHSGRYTTTITRPGLFRTYLLEQLTLLYNDYGAHIEVGPSQHEIPYPYVIDGSALTLDRSMSAGLTRHFPTTELAQIGDETADGLFHPTELYPLSHFDARRVDFSLARLRHYTGTPVEHFQPFVLFTNYTRYVDEFVRWGCSQILDPDSPYIALSCAGGVWITAETEAPEEAISDLAWKKHQMPAWHLITADGEGITLVNIGVGPSNAKTICDHLAVLRPALWLMIGHCGGLRESQSIGDYVLAHAYLRDDHVLDAVLPPDIPIPSIAEVQRALYDATKTVSGMPGEEVKQRLRTGTVVTTDDRNWELRYSASALRFNLSRAVAIDMESATIAAQGYRFRVPYGTLLCVSDKPLHGEIKLPGQANRFYEGAISEHLQIGIRAIDLLRAEGDRLHSRKLRTFNEPPFR, encoded by the coding sequence ATGCATAACATGGGTGAAGGTTTGACGCCTGAACAGGCGCTGGAGAAGCTTGACGCGCTGTATGAGCAGTCAGTCAATGCGCTACGCAACGCCATTGGCCTGTATATAGAAGAGGGTTCCCTGCCCGATACCCTGACGCGTGCTCAAGGCAAGTTTGTCTATCCCGAGCTCTCTGTCTCCTGGGATGGCAATACCACCAATCCGCCTAAAACCCGCGCCTACGGTCGCTTTACTCACTCGGGCCGCTATACCACTACGATCACTCGTCCGGGCCTGTTTCGCACCTACCTGCTGGAACAGTTAACGCTGCTGTACAATGACTATGGCGCGCACATCGAAGTTGGTCCCTCCCAGCATGAGATCCCCTATCCGTACGTGATTGACGGCTCCGCCCTGACGCTGGATCGCTCCATGAGCGCCGGGCTGACCCGCCACTTCCCGACAACCGAGCTGGCACAGATTGGCGATGAGACCGCGGATGGGCTGTTTCACCCTACCGAGCTCTATCCGCTATCGCACTTCGATGCCCGCCGGGTCGATTTCTCACTGGCCCGCCTGCGTCACTACACCGGCACGCCTGTCGAGCACTTCCAGCCCTTCGTGCTGTTTACCAACTACACCCGCTACGTAGATGAGTTTGTGCGCTGGGGCTGTAGCCAGATCCTCGATCCCGACAGCCCCTATATTGCGCTCTCCTGCGCGGGCGGGGTCTGGATCACCGCCGAGACCGAAGCACCGGAAGAAGCCATCTCCGATCTGGCATGGAAAAAGCACCAGATGCCCGCCTGGCACCTGATCACGGCCGATGGCGAAGGCATTACTTTGGTGAATATTGGTGTCGGCCCGTCTAACGCGAAGACCATCTGCGATCACCTTGCCGTACTGCGGCCCGCATTATGGCTGATGATTGGCCACTGCGGCGGCCTGCGTGAAAGCCAGTCCATCGGGGACTACGTGCTGGCGCACGCCTATCTGCGTGACGATCATGTCCTGGATGCGGTGCTGCCGCCGGATATTCCCATCCCGAGCATTGCCGAAGTACAGCGCGCGCTCTATGACGCCACCAAAACGGTCAGCGGCATGCCTGGTGAAGAGGTAAAACAGCGGCTGCGTACCGGAACGGTAGTCACCACCGACGATCGCAACTGGGAGCTACGCTACAGCGCCTCGGCGCTGCGCTTTAACCTGAGCCGCGCAGTAGCAATCGATATGGAGAGCGCGACCATCGCCGCCCAGGGCTACCGCTTCCGTGTTCCCTACGGCACGCTGCTCTGCGTCTCTGACAAGCCGCTGCACGGCGAGATCAAGCTGCCGGGCCAGGCCAACCGTTTTTACGAGGGGGCGATTTCCGAGCACTTGCAGATAGGCATTCGGGCGATTGATCTGCTGCGCGCCGAAGGCGACCGCCTGCACTCGCGCAAACTGCGAACCTTTAACGAGCCGCCGTTCCGGTAA
- a CDS encoding mechanosensitive ion channel family protein → MEYLARLNIVTVLMSPAFWINLAIVFFVTLITYWLTNRLLSFVYKSIQQASKKEGNSTHSRFIAFDILKRTNKLLLFIAAFLFSLRFVDLPDRLFSTISHIWFFVIAIQIAIWLDQGVQSWMRHLLYAPGSNKNPVTMVILGMILRVVVWSMMLLSILANIGVDITALVASLGVGGIAIALAVQTVLSDVFASLSIGFDKPFEIGDFVVFNDVAGTIEHIGLKTTRIRSLSGEQIVCANAQLLQQTIHNYKRMQTRRIVFTFGVALATPPEKLRIVGDMVKTIINEVGETKFDRAHLLAFNADRLTFEVVHIVNTADYNKYMDIQQEINIRIIEKLNENEIELALPSLVVRTPAQPEAMPFPVAMQRWPKEA, encoded by the coding sequence ATGGAGTATTTGGCACGACTCAATATAGTTACGGTGTTGATGTCACCCGCGTTTTGGATCAATCTGGCTATCGTCTTTTTTGTCACGTTGATTACCTATTGGCTGACAAACCGGCTGCTGAGCTTTGTGTATAAAAGCATTCAGCAAGCCAGTAAAAAAGAGGGCAACAGCACCCACTCCCGCTTTATCGCCTTCGATATCCTTAAGCGCACCAACAAGCTACTGCTCTTTATCGCAGCCTTTCTGTTTAGCCTGCGCTTCGTCGATCTCCCCGATCGCCTGTTCTCAACGATCTCCCACATCTGGTTCTTTGTTATCGCTATCCAGATTGCTATCTGGCTCGATCAGGGCGTGCAATCCTGGATGCGTCATCTGCTCTATGCGCCAGGATCGAATAAAAACCCGGTGACGATGGTCATTCTGGGGATGATCCTGCGCGTCGTGGTCTGGTCAATGATGCTGCTGTCGATTCTGGCGAATATTGGGGTCGATATTACCGCTCTGGTTGCTAGCCTCGGCGTTGGCGGTATTGCCATCGCGCTGGCGGTACAGACCGTGCTGAGCGATGTTTTCGCCTCTCTGTCGATTGGCTTCGATAAGCCTTTTGAAATTGGCGACTTCGTGGTGTTTAACGACGTGGCCGGTACCATTGAGCATATCGGGCTAAAAACCACCCGTATCCGCAGTCTCAGCGGGGAGCAGATTGTCTGCGCCAACGCCCAGCTGCTGCAGCAGACCATTCATAACTACAAGCGTATGCAGACCCGCCGTATCGTTTTCACCTTTGGCGTGGCGCTCGCCACCCCGCCGGAAAAGCTGCGCATTGTAGGTGATATGGTCAAAACCATTATTAATGAGGTGGGTGAGACAAAGTTCGACCGTGCCCACCTGCTGGCGTTTAATGCGGATCGCCTGACCTTTGAAGTCGTGCATATCGTTAATACGGCGGATTACAACAAGTACATGGATATTCAGCAGGAGATCAATATCCGTATTATTGAAAAGCTGAATGAAAATGAGATTGAGCTGGCGCTGCCTAGCCTGGTGGTCAGAACGCCCGCCCAGCCTGAAGCGATGCCGTTCCCGGTTGCAATGCAGCGCTGGCCTAAAGAGGCCTGA
- a CDS encoding DUF3596 domain-containing protein — MNHPTGVELHNGKIRIWFLYKGVRCREVLQGWSVTNANLRKAGNLRATIVGEIQLGTFDYASRFPESKAASKFSTVRRVATFKELCDVYLSAKSLEVSAASYDSLASKISTLRNVVGDNTPIAEIQHSDILNYRHELLTGDVVNLKAPWFNKKGRGASTVNNLVGALCGMLRLAHQSQFISHAPYEHLKSLKVSRKDPDPLLIGEYHSLLKVLPRRFALIWIVAVHTGLRHGELCALAWEDIDLSKGEIHVGRNLTAKGLFVPPKTEAGIRTITLLQPALDALNEQFAITGNYPSSDIIFHHREHGRIEEQCVKFVFSPGARKGHYSKRSISYSWQRGMEKAGIRYRHPYQSRHTFACWLLSAGANPSFIANQMGHDNAKMVYTVYSKWISDMNVDQISMLNGKLLSVMSP; from the coding sequence ATGAACCACCCTACTGGAGTAGAACTTCATAATGGAAAAATAAGGATCTGGTTTCTATATAAAGGAGTCCGCTGCCGCGAGGTTTTACAGGGCTGGTCTGTTACGAATGCAAATCTGCGAAAAGCAGGAAACCTGCGTGCCACTATCGTTGGAGAGATCCAGCTGGGTACCTTCGATTACGCAAGCAGGTTTCCGGAGTCAAAAGCCGCTAGTAAATTCAGTACAGTCAGAAGAGTGGCCACTTTTAAAGAGCTCTGTGACGTCTATCTTTCCGCAAAGTCGCTGGAAGTTTCAGCGGCTTCTTACGACTCTCTGGCCTCGAAGATATCAACTCTTCGAAATGTGGTGGGTGACAATACTCCGATCGCTGAAATCCAGCATTCGGACATTCTTAACTATCGCCATGAACTGCTTACCGGCGACGTGGTTAATCTGAAAGCCCCCTGGTTCAACAAGAAAGGTCGAGGTGCCTCAACAGTTAATAATTTGGTAGGTGCCTTGTGCGGCATGCTCAGGCTGGCGCACCAAAGCCAGTTCATCAGCCACGCACCTTACGAGCATTTGAAATCGCTTAAGGTTTCCAGGAAGGATCCTGATCCACTTCTAATTGGTGAGTACCATAGTCTGCTAAAGGTCTTGCCTCGCCGCTTTGCGCTGATATGGATCGTTGCGGTGCATACCGGGCTACGACACGGTGAACTATGCGCCCTGGCTTGGGAGGATATTGATCTTAGCAAGGGTGAGATCCATGTCGGTAGAAACCTTACTGCAAAGGGGCTGTTTGTTCCGCCTAAAACCGAGGCGGGGATCAGGACCATTACCTTACTGCAACCAGCACTGGACGCGCTCAACGAACAGTTTGCTATAACTGGAAATTATCCATCGAGTGATATTATTTTTCATCACAGAGAGCATGGGCGAATTGAAGAGCAATGCGTGAAGTTTGTTTTCTCGCCAGGCGCGCGAAAAGGTCACTACTCAAAACGATCTATCTCATACAGCTGGCAGCGCGGGATGGAAAAAGCGGGCATACGGTATCGCCATCCCTATCAGTCCAGGCACACCTTTGCCTGCTGGTTACTGTCTGCCGGAGCCAACCCATCTTTCATAGCAAACCAGATGGGGCATGATAACGCTAAGATGGTTTACACAGTTTACTCGAAGTGGATTTCAGATATGAATGTGGATCAGATAAGCATGCTGAACGGAAAACTACTATCAGTAATGTCCCCCTGA
- the xisR gene encoding excisionase family protein has protein sequence MAHIVFNEEWVVESRLVEKTGLTSRQIKSYRLGCWVEGIHFKRLPQTPSATKDKALVWYNYPKINQFVQDAR, from the coding sequence ATGGCACACATCGTATTCAATGAAGAATGGGTCGTCGAGTCGCGCCTGGTGGAGAAAACAGGGCTCACATCGCGCCAGATCAAAAGCTATCGCCTCGGCTGTTGGGTAGAGGGGATTCACTTCAAGCGATTACCGCAAACACCCAGCGCCACTAAAGATAAGGCGCTGGTTTGGTACAACTATCCAAAAATTAATCAATTTGTACAGGATGCTCGATGA
- a CDS encoding DUF4060 family protein, protein MRLINRSRKDSPLARRACDAALAHHVERFGDYASRATRSEYTVQVDGAKIKVEVENRSTSYVATAITGARRLRRLAGRIA, encoded by the coding sequence ATGAGGCTGATTAACCGAAGCAGGAAAGACTCGCCACTGGCTCGCCGAGCCTGTGACGCCGCGCTGGCCCATCATGTTGAGCGGTTCGGCGATTACGCCAGCCGGGCCACCCGTAGCGAATACACGGTGCAGGTGGACGGAGCGAAGATAAAGGTTGAGGTGGAAAACCGCAGCACCAGTTACGTGGCAACGGCAATCACAGGCGCGCGACGTCTGCGCCGCCTGGCCGGTCGGATAGCTTGA
- a CDS encoding RecT family recombinase yields the protein MQNTNVAVADQNAVVNSNIALFDSQYLNAISTFAQIMAQGAATVPKHLQGNQADCMAVAMQAAQWQMNPFAVAQKTHLINGVLGYEAQLVNAVISRSGVLANRFEYEWYGPWEKVVGKFHIRKGEKGEYRVPGWTMADEAGIGIIIRATLKGEEQPRELDLLLAQARTRNSTLWADDPRQQLAYLAVKRWARLFCPDVILGVYTPDELEDRQEKEINPAPQQRVSVADIPAESTTNSAQESGTNIDGLADEFRDRIEAAQSVDQAKAVRVDIEAAKTTLGSALFTELKNKAVRRYYLVDARNKVEAAINSLPQSGEPDATELFAKAEQTLAAAKRHLGDELYDQFAITLGDMKPEYMA from the coding sequence ATGCAGAACACAAACGTAGCAGTAGCCGACCAGAACGCTGTCGTTAATTCAAACATCGCGCTGTTCGATTCACAGTATCTGAATGCCATCAGCACATTCGCCCAGATTATGGCGCAGGGTGCGGCGACAGTGCCTAAACACCTTCAGGGCAACCAGGCAGACTGTATGGCCGTTGCAATGCAGGCGGCGCAGTGGCAGATGAACCCTTTCGCCGTGGCGCAAAAAACGCACCTGATTAACGGCGTGCTGGGTTATGAGGCCCAGCTGGTTAACGCAGTGATTTCACGCAGCGGCGTGCTGGCGAACCGCTTTGAGTATGAGTGGTACGGCCCTTGGGAAAAGGTGGTCGGAAAATTTCACATCCGCAAAGGTGAAAAAGGGGAATATCGCGTTCCGGGCTGGACCATGGCGGACGAAGCAGGTATCGGCATTATCATCCGCGCAACGCTTAAAGGCGAAGAGCAGCCACGTGAGCTGGATCTGCTACTGGCTCAGGCCCGGACCCGTAATTCAACACTGTGGGCTGACGATCCCCGCCAGCAGCTCGCCTACCTGGCAGTAAAACGCTGGGCTCGTCTGTTCTGTCCGGATGTAATCCTGGGCGTTTACACACCTGATGAGCTTGAAGATCGCCAGGAAAAAGAGATTAACCCGGCACCACAGCAGCGCGTAAGCGTTGCCGATATCCCGGCTGAATCGACAACTAACAGCGCGCAGGAATCCGGTACCAATATTGATGGCCTTGCCGACGAGTTCCGCGATCGCATTGAGGCAGCGCAATCCGTAGACCAAGCCAAAGCCGTGCGGGTGGATATCGAAGCGGCCAAAACCACTCTCGGTTCGGCGTTGTTCACTGAGCTGAAAAACAAAGCCGTACGGCGCTATTACCTGGTCGATGCCCGCAACAAGGTGGAGGCGGCGATCAACTCCCTGCCCCAGTCCGGCGAGCCGGATGCTACTGAGCTGTTCGCCAAAGCAGAGCAGACACTGGCGGCGGCAAAACGTCACCTGGGCGACGAACTGTATGACCAGTTCGCCATTACTCTGGGCGATATGAAGCCGGAATACATGGCCTGA
- a CDS encoding RecE family exodeoxyribonuclease, with product MNTYAFVVKAKAKSEKKNLFCWFSAKSDSRAEREMLNILDDADITVGRGADYQLPQRTDWHVVDDLPEEGVLDDTWCDRYTLGEDGRSWILIQGAAAPILNVETQPTHELADNSEPSDGEFISAEGVMQECSPEAAAQAEELVQQFREKDMTELHAVPTLSFRHRLLAQFITEKEYAYHIDNEQLNTVRQLEMDTDNSYVQNLLLAAENVEGMKKLRDFEFWRLTDAVKRVFPAEKATPDLALMLQFMKAWKTTDYIDRGLLAKEWINGNRVSTIQRTDTGTNAGGGIKTDRNADYEHTLDTLDVEIACATLPMDFDIYNIPGSIHRRAKEIVAAKESPWKEWSAALRKTAGILDYSRAAIFALIREACSGITPFPDRMTGYISATLNEYKHDTPETRILAAARQIDSAAVVAGVMQGTEPVESLDALSTEYAVVGKAAAEAEQSHQHETTAQPEVANPGGGVFSIEGLLATPSNEVAKQEVDHVQMEETDQSESKVSDALPAVEGVDAAAAQAGGINPADILAAAAPELASNVAADLDQKITPAHQDEPKSPEIEPETPVIEPKADMPEPEAAAQQWSAYFEPGRYEGLPNDVYHVANGISSTMVKDARVSLMYFNARHVSKTIQKERSKVLDMGNLVHALALQPETLAAEFSIEPEIPEGALTTTATIRTCIDEYNASLPPQLSPDDIKALLEAHNATLPTPLPLGGAVDETAESYMALPEEFQRIESDKKQTAAAMKACIKEYNATLPVQAKTSGSRDALLEQLAIVNPDLVAQEAQKPAPLKVSGTKVDLIQALKAVRPDAVFADELLDTWRENTEGKVLVTRQQYATALAIQAALHAHPTAGKLLLHPDRAVETSYFGIDDETGLEIRVRPDLELDVDGVRIGADLKTISMWNIKQSGLRAKLHREIIDRDYHLSAGMYMETASLDQFFWIFVNKDEGYHWIAIVEASPELVELGILEYRATMRAIANAFDTGEWPAPITNDYTDELTDYDLRRLEALRTA from the coding sequence ATGAACACGTATGCGTTTGTAGTTAAAGCTAAAGCAAAATCAGAGAAGAAAAACCTCTTCTGCTGGTTCTCTGCAAAATCCGATTCTCGCGCAGAACGCGAGATGCTCAACATTCTCGACGACGCCGATATTACCGTTGGCCGTGGTGCTGACTACCAGCTGCCGCAGCGCACCGACTGGCACGTCGTTGACGATCTGCCGGAAGAAGGCGTGCTGGATGATACCTGGTGCGACCGCTACACCCTCGGCGAAGATGGCCGCTCGTGGATCCTTATCCAGGGCGCAGCAGCACCGATCCTGAACGTGGAAACCCAGCCTACCCATGAACTTGCCGACAACAGCGAACCTAGTGATGGTGAATTTATCTCTGCCGAAGGCGTTATGCAGGAATGTTCACCCGAAGCAGCTGCGCAAGCTGAAGAGCTGGTACAGCAATTTCGTGAAAAAGACATGACCGAGCTGCATGCCGTCCCTACTCTGTCATTCCGCCACCGCCTCCTCGCGCAGTTTATTACCGAGAAGGAATACGCGTACCACATCGATAATGAACAGCTTAATACTGTTCGCCAGCTGGAAATGGACACCGATAACTCCTACGTGCAAAACCTGCTGCTGGCCGCAGAGAATGTTGAGGGGATGAAAAAGCTCAGGGACTTCGAGTTCTGGAGGCTTACCGATGCTGTTAAACGCGTATTCCCTGCTGAAAAAGCGACGCCTGATTTAGCCCTGATGCTCCAGTTTATGAAGGCATGGAAAACAACGGACTATATCGATCGCGGCCTGCTCGCTAAAGAGTGGATTAACGGTAACCGGGTCTCAACCATTCAGCGCACCGACACTGGCACGAACGCGGGCGGCGGTATTAAGACAGACCGAAACGCGGACTATGAGCATACCCTGGACACGCTGGATGTTGAGATCGCCTGCGCAACTCTGCCGATGGACTTTGATATCTACAACATCCCCGGCTCTATTCACCGCCGGGCCAAAGAAATCGTTGCCGCAAAGGAAAGTCCGTGGAAAGAGTGGTCCGCCGCACTGCGTAAAACTGCGGGCATCCTGGATTATTCACGCGCTGCGATTTTTGCACTCATCCGCGAAGCGTGCTCAGGCATAACACCGTTCCCGGATCGCATGACTGGTTACATCAGCGCGACGCTCAATGAATATAAGCACGACACACCTGAGACCAGAATCCTCGCCGCTGCGCGTCAGATTGACAGCGCGGCGGTGGTTGCCGGAGTCATGCAGGGGACGGAGCCGGTAGAAAGCCTTGACGCGCTCTCTACAGAGTATGCAGTTGTAGGAAAAGCTGCTGCAGAAGCCGAGCAGTCACACCAGCACGAAACCACCGCTCAGCCAGAAGTAGCAAACCCCGGCGGCGGCGTGTTCTCCATCGAAGGCCTGCTGGCCACCCCCTCAAATGAAGTCGCAAAACAGGAAGTAGACCATGTGCAGATGGAAGAAACTGACCAGAGCGAAAGCAAAGTTAGTGATGCGTTACCAGCGGTCGAAGGCGTTGATGCAGCTGCTGCGCAAGCAGGCGGCATAAACCCGGCAGATATTCTCGCTGCCGCCGCACCGGAACTGGCGAGCAACGTTGCCGCCGATCTGGACCAGAAAATCACTCCCGCGCACCAGGACGAGCCTAAATCGCCTGAAATCGAACCGGAAACTCCTGTAATCGAACCAAAAGCGGATATGCCCGAACCAGAGGCTGCCGCGCAACAGTGGTCAGCCTATTTCGAGCCGGGCCGTTACGAAGGCTTGCCAAACGACGTCTATCATGTGGCGAACGGCATCAGCAGCACGATGGTAAAAGATGCCAGGGTCAGCCTGATGTACTTCAACGCTCGCCACGTCTCTAAGACCATCCAGAAGGAGCGGTCGAAGGTGCTCGACATGGGCAACCTGGTGCATGCGCTGGCGCTGCAGCCGGAGACACTGGCCGCCGAGTTCAGCATCGAGCCGGAAATCCCGGAAGGGGCGCTCACTACTACGGCGACTATCCGCACCTGCATCGACGAGTACAACGCTAGCCTGCCGCCGCAGCTGAGCCCTGATGATATCAAAGCGCTGCTGGAGGCACATAACGCCACCCTGCCCACGCCACTGCCGTTGGGCGGAGCAGTAGACGAAACCGCAGAAAGCTATATGGCGCTGCCTGAGGAGTTCCAGCGCATCGAGTCCGACAAGAAGCAGACCGCTGCAGCTATGAAGGCCTGCATCAAAGAGTACAACGCCACCCTGCCCGTTCAGGCAAAGACCAGCGGCAGCCGTGACGCGCTCCTCGAGCAGCTGGCGATCGTCAATCCTGACCTGGTTGCACAAGAGGCGCAGAAGCCCGCGCCACTGAAAGTGTCCGGTACCAAAGTGGATCTGATTCAGGCGCTCAAAGCAGTCCGCCCGGATGCCGTGTTCGCCGACGAGCTGCTGGACACATGGCGCGAAAACACGGAAGGCAAGGTACTGGTGACCCGCCAGCAGTACGCCACCGCGCTGGCCATTCAGGCAGCGCTTCATGCGCACCCTACCGCCGGGAAACTGCTGTTGCACCCCGATCGCGCCGTTGAAACCAGCTATTTCGGCATCGACGATGAGACCGGCCTCGAAATCCGCGTTCGGCCCGACCTTGAACTTGATGTTGACGGCGTGCGCATCGGTGCCGACCTCAAGACGATTTCTATGTGGAACATCAAGCAGTCTGGCCTGCGGGCGAAACTGCACCGGGAAATCATTGATCGCGATTACCACCTGAGCGCCGGTATGTACATGGAGACGGCGAGCCTCGACCAGTTCTTCTGGATCTTCGTCAACAAAGACGAGGGTTACCACTGGATCGCCATCGTCGAGGCATCGCCAGAGCTGGTTGAGTTGGGCATCCTGGAGTACCGCGCCACGATGCGTGCTATCGCCAACGCGTTCGATACTGGCGAGTGGCCAGCGCCGATCACCAACGACTACACCGATGAACTGACTGATTACGATCTGCGCCGCCTTGAAGCGCTGCGCACGGCTTAA
- a CDS encoding DUF1482 family protein, whose translation MNSLFALVLTVGMTNGDFQDVVLGVYEDQRQCEAAAVEQHVAGECFEVERIVRNGEQPAVTL comes from the coding sequence ATGAACTCGTTATTCGCGTTAGTGCTGACCGTGGGCATGACCAACGGCGATTTTCAGGATGTGGTGCTGGGTGTGTATGAAGACCAGCGCCAGTGTGAAGCGGCAGCAGTTGAGCAGCATGTTGCGGGTGAGTGTTTCGAAGTGGAGCGCATTGTCCGTAACGGCGAACAGCCAGCCGTGACCCTGTAA
- a CDS encoding helix-turn-helix domain-containing protein: MNTNELIAARLKQAREKIGISQRVLAEWCGWTQSRIGNYESGSRSIGADDAAVLAAALKMTPCELMFGDKGEADQLLTDRHRRLIELFNQLPLAEQDNMLRVFELRLKELDEFVEKYVRGRIKDDPQ; encoded by the coding sequence ATGAATACAAATGAACTAATCGCAGCTCGCTTGAAGCAGGCCCGGGAAAAGATTGGAATTTCCCAAAGGGTTTTGGCTGAATGGTGCGGCTGGACGCAATCGCGTATTGGCAATTACGAGTCAGGCAGTCGCAGCATCGGAGCAGATGATGCGGCTGTGCTTGCTGCCGCGTTGAAGATGACGCCTTGTGAGCTGATGTTTGGTGATAAAGGTGAAGCTGATCAGTTGTTAACTGATCGCCATCGCCGGTTAATAGAGCTTTTTAACCAGCTGCCTCTTGCGGAACAAGACAACATGCTTCGTGTTTTTGAGCTGCGGCTGAAAGAACTGGATGAGTTTGTAGAAAAATATGTCAGAGGACGGATAAAAGACGATCCGCAATAA
- a CDS encoding helix-turn-helix transcriptional regulator yields MNNIAKERAALGMTQEQLAQVFGWRQSRLSNYETGLRQPGLNECRTIVETLNKLGRECTLDSVFPPGDNADGNVTE; encoded by the coding sequence ATGAACAATATTGCTAAAGAGCGCGCTGCGCTGGGAATGACTCAGGAGCAGTTAGCTCAAGTTTTTGGCTGGAGGCAATCCCGCCTCTCCAACTATGAGACAGGGCTCCGTCAGCCTGGCTTAAACGAGTGCCGGACTATCGTAGAAACGCTCAACAAGCTAGGCCGGGAGTGCACTCTGGATAGTGTTTTTCCTCCTGGAGATAACGCAGATGGAAACGTCACGGAGTAA
- a CDS encoding toxin YdaT domain-containing protein — protein MQTLNFQQSIAFTQAAMINRSQAVDTLPDPGDIRDAVRAWAATAGQDVVAAHIVDQWRSCGGQGIEFPADISRARQKLFRWLDNRFDTEDCRERVRQLTPAILTVLPLEHRTSLVGGDCKITRLAHAEKEVAEAKRAVLLDAPRHQKLKEMSEGIAALFKLEPDLAGPLMAMVTTMLGGI, from the coding sequence ATGCAAACACTTAATTTTCAACAGAGTATCGCATTTACACAGGCAGCGATGATAAATCGCTCTCAAGCCGTTGATACCTTGCCGGACCCCGGCGACATCCGCGACGCAGTGCGCGCCTGGGCAGCAACAGCCGGGCAGGATGTTGTCGCCGCTCATATCGTGGATCAGTGGCGCAGCTGCGGCGGGCAGGGAATCGAGTTTCCGGCAGATATCAGCCGTGCCCGGCAGAAATTATTCCGCTGGCTCGATAACCGTTTCGACACGGAGGACTGTCGGGAGCGGGTGCGCCAACTGACTCCTGCGATCCTGACTGTTCTGCCGCTGGAGCATCGCACCTCGCTGGTGGGCGGTGACTGCAAAATTACACGCCTGGCGCATGCCGAGAAGGAAGTTGCCGAGGCAAAGCGCGCGGTGCTGCTGGACGCGCCCAGACATCAGAAGCTGAAGGAGATGAGCGAGGGTATTGCCGCGCTTTTCAAGCTTGAGCCGGACCTGGCCGGGCCGCTTATGGCGATGGTAACGACAATGCTGGGGGGAATATGA
- a CDS encoding replication protein: MSNTAEIYKFPAPPPAQQESRMADLENGYLRLANQIQDALCIVELSGREFRVLNAIVRLTYGWSKKSDRIANSLIADKTTLKVKHVSEAVLSLAYRNIIILRRIGQTRYIGINTSLDKWAYTKPNCMKCPVHFPSAETGTWVITIPENGDNYPQKQGRTSLKTGTAIPENRDSGNTPQIIPENGDGYPRKQGKVSPKTGNTKDILSKTNIKDLTPSSPPGGKVKFDPLSIPVPEWLNASSWNEWVAYRRQSGKPIKTELTVTKAFSLLKQCLDEGHDPVDVINASIANGYQGLFKPKFGLSGRKAGRDVNQISQPGKDIPDGFRG; this comes from the coding sequence ATGTCAAACACCGCTGAAATATACAAATTCCCTGCGCCTCCTCCGGCGCAACAGGAGAGCCGTATGGCTGATCTGGAAAATGGCTATCTGCGTTTAGCCAACCAAATCCAGGACGCCTTATGTATCGTCGAGTTATCAGGGCGTGAATTCCGTGTTCTGAATGCGATTGTCCGGTTGACCTATGGCTGGTCAAAGAAATCAGACCGGATCGCCAACAGCCTCATTGCAGACAAAACGACGCTGAAGGTGAAGCATGTTTCTGAAGCTGTGCTGAGCCTCGCTTACCGGAACATCATTATCCTGCGCCGCATCGGGCAAACCAGATACATAGGGATCAATACCAGCCTGGATAAGTGGGCTTATACCAAGCCGAACTGCATGAAGTGCCCAGTGCATTTCCCGTCTGCTGAAACTGGCACATGGGTAATTACCATCCCTGAAAACGGGGACAACTATCCCCAAAAACAGGGAAGAACATCCCTGAAAACAGGGACAGCTATCCCTGAAAACAGGGATAGTGGAAATACCCCTCAAATCATCCCTGAAAACGGGGATGGTTATCCCCGAAAACAGGGAAAGGTATCCCCGAAAACAGGGAACACCAAAGACATTCTTTCAAAGACAAATATAAAAGATCTAACCCCCTCTAGTCCCCCAGGGGGGAAGGTGAAGTTTGATCCGCTGAGCATACCGGTTCCTGAATGGCTAAATGCATCGTCCTGGAATGAGTGGGTCGCGTATCGCCGCCAGTCCGGGAAGCCCATCAAAACCGAGCTGACCGTCACCAAAGCGTTCAGCCTGCTAAAGCAGTGCCTCGACGAGGGACACGATCCGGTGGACGTGATCAACGCCAGTATCGCCAACGGGTACCAGGGTTTGTTCAAGCCAAAATTCGGCCTCAGCGGCCGCAAGGCGGGTCGGGATGTGAATCAAATTTCTCAGCCAGGTAAAGACATCCCAGACGGATTCAGGGGGTAA